One Prevotella intermedia ATCC 25611 = DSM 20706 DNA window includes the following coding sequences:
- a CDS encoding glycosyltransferase, producing the protein MDSIYTINLAEDKFEVIVVDDGSTDDGSSICKEYETSHSNFYLLSQKNAGASAARNKGLNIAKGKWIWFVDADDKIESDAREFILNLELNSFDDIDLLCFNYYVENEKSKDKIENFCQSISYDGVGYLKLHHRLYLWDKIFKRSAIGNVRFLNGTKNIEDMLFCLEVIVNMNNILCKPIHGYAYNNLNISSTSRRRDNRNLVKLNQDSFTIHTALKHYLDTKDGKKREVLLSIENFSIIGHLYSLMRLYSVNSLRRAINKYRAQGLYPVKFTYSRKANLFVLLVNCEVIVLFVKRMLDMFVIKR; encoded by the coding sequence TTGGATAGCATTTATACAATAAATTTAGCCGAAGATAAGTTTGAGGTCATAGTAGTTGATGATGGTAGTACCGATGATGGTAGTTCAATCTGCAAAGAGTATGAGACGTCTCATTCTAATTTCTACTTGTTGAGTCAGAAAAATGCCGGAGCCTCTGCTGCAAGAAATAAAGGATTAAATATTGCTAAGGGTAAATGGATCTGGTTTGTTGATGCTGATGACAAGATAGAATCTGATGCAAGAGAGTTTATCTTAAATTTAGAGTTAAACTCATTTGACGATATTGATTTGCTTTGCTTTAACTACTATGTTGAAAACGAAAAATCTAAAGATAAAATTGAAAACTTTTGCCAGTCAATATCTTATGATGGTGTTGGATATCTAAAGCTTCACCATCGATTATATTTGTGGGATAAAATTTTTAAACGTTCTGCAATTGGTAATGTTCGTTTTTTAAATGGTACTAAAAATATAGAAGATATGCTCTTTTGTTTGGAGGTTATTGTTAATATGAATAACATTCTTTGTAAACCTATACATGGCTATGCATACAATAATCTTAATATATCGTCAACTTCTCGTCGCAGGGATAATCGGAACCTCGTAAAATTAAATCAGGACTCTTTTACTATACATACAGCCTTGAAACACTATCTTGATACCAAAGATGGAAAGAAACGAGAAGTTTTATTGTCTATAGAGAATTTTAGCATTATTGGTCATTTATATAGCCTGATGAGGCTATATTCCGTAAACAGCTTACGTCGAGCAATAAATAAATATCGTGCCCAGGGACTTTATCCTGTAAAATTTACATATAGCAGAAAAGCCAACTTGTTTGTTCTGTTGGTTAATTGCGAAGTGATAGTTCTCTTTGTAAAGAGAATGTTGGATATGTTCGTAATAAAGAGATAA
- a CDS encoding glycosyltransferase family 2 protein, with protein sequence MNPQISVIVPVYNGERYLHECLDSIINQTFCDFELILLDDGSSDQSGKICDEYAKRDQRIRIIHKQNEGINATRRRGVHEAKGTWVCFCDNDDSLPQDALSNMYRFTDNTDIVIGFPEIPQHKEQLTLMECRQFLISGGRIPPTPWAKLYRKSILSDDIFDFPREIDGEEDMIMNIRLFFKIDRAPRFIFKKVYNFRRNTISVSHTKECSIEHEDIFDSVRSLSIPSSLRDTYMPSILHSRINGLVSVAISNPKTICKKKHPYMKKLMNDIERYHYHCSFSEWLLLYVKSSFFVRVIAYLWKISNFIKYHLGFVN encoded by the coding sequence ATGAATCCACAAATATCTGTTATTGTTCCTGTATATAATGGAGAACGCTACCTTCATGAATGTTTGGATAGTATTATTAATCAAACTTTTTGTGATTTTGAGCTGATATTGCTTGACGATGGAAGCTCAGACCAATCAGGAAAAATATGCGATGAATATGCAAAACGAGATCAACGTATTCGTATTATTCATAAACAAAATGAAGGTATAAATGCAACTCGAAGACGTGGAGTTCATGAGGCTAAAGGTACATGGGTTTGCTTCTGCGATAATGATGATTCTTTACCACAAGATGCATTAAGTAATATGTATCGTTTTACAGATAATACTGATATTGTTATAGGATTTCCTGAGATTCCTCAACATAAAGAGCAGTTAACACTTATGGAATGCAGACAATTTCTTATCTCTGGAGGAAGAATACCACCAACTCCGTGGGCAAAGCTATATAGAAAATCTATACTGTCTGATGATATTTTTGATTTTCCTAGAGAAATAGACGGAGAAGAGGATATGATTATGAATATCCGATTATTTTTTAAAATAGATCGTGCTCCTCGCTTTATATTTAAAAAGGTATATAATTTCCGACGTAATACAATAAGTGTTTCACATACAAAAGAATGTAGTATAGAACATGAAGATATATTTGACTCTGTCCGTTCTCTATCCATTCCTTCTTCTTTGAGAGATACATATATGCCTTCTATCTTACATAGTAGGATAAATGGTTTAGTATCAGTGGCAATTAGTAATCCAAAGACTATCTGTAAAAAAAAGCATCCCTACATGAAGAAGCTTATGAATGATATAGAGCGATATCATTATCATTGCTCTTTTTCTGAATGGTTATTATTATATGTTAAATCTTCTTTTTTTGTAAGAGTAATAGCCTATCTATGGAAAATCTCGAACTTCATCAAATATCATTTAGGATTTGTAAATTAA
- a CDS encoding serine O-acetyltransferase, producing MKYIECLDYIRSDYYRITEKKDVGIFRMWFTTILDGGFHFLFWLRLSNYNNILLGLAGRLLYQIIGLIMHISIQRHTKIGYGFRIVHNGPIVINVSAIIGDNVDIYQNTTIGSMFMHAAQIGNNVYIGPSVCIVENVKIGDGATIGAGSVIVKDVKAGCTVAGNPAKVISHKKSGLLIWKRWNRKWNKYSKE from the coding sequence ATGAAATACATAGAATGCTTAGATTATATTCGGAGTGACTATTATCGTATAACAGAAAAGAAAGATGTTGGTATCTTTAGAATGTGGTTTACAACCATTCTTGACGGAGGCTTTCATTTCTTGTTTTGGCTACGTCTCTCTAATTATAATAATATTTTATTAGGATTGGCAGGTAGGTTACTTTATCAAATTATAGGACTTATTATGCATATATCCATACAACGACACACTAAGATTGGTTATGGGTTTAGAATTGTGCATAATGGTCCAATCGTTATAAATGTTTCTGCAATCATAGGTGACAATGTTGATATTTATCAAAATACTACTATTGGCAGTATGTTTATGCATGCAGCACAGATTGGAAATAATGTCTATATTGGGCCTTCTGTATGTATTGTAGAAAATGTGAAAATTGGTGATGGTGCAACTATTGGTGCGGGATCTGTCATTGTCAAAGATGTTAAGGCAGGATGTACAGTAGCAGGGAATCCAGCAAAGGTCATATCACATAAGAAATCTGGACTTCTTATTTGGAAAAGATGGAATCGTAAATGGAATAAATATAGTAAAGAATGA
- a CDS encoding glycosyltransferase family 4 protein codes for MRRKIAYCIESFHNSGGMERILSVCANLLVEHHLITLIIANQCNKPYAYELSENIQVVDLHIGLKDYKLQYQKVLSEYLLNHSFDIVFSLAGLEMFFLPQIKDKSKKVMWFHFAFDVSHMFLSERYHGGKLKLLYYLHTFRRIYYAKKFDKLVVLSKADYNSWSKFCNNVTYIYNPITIKGMSTSNTSSKSAIAVGRLSWQKGFDYLVDSWAIVATKHPDWHLDIYGDGPDRDMLQEKIDNYGLKGNISLCGVTKHIEQEYCNHSFYIMSSRAEGFPLVLLEASSCGLPLISFNCPQGPKEIIVDGENGFIINIVGDIDSLSHRICTLIEDKELRESMGKKATDYSQRFSRESIKNKWLQLINDLLK; via the coding sequence ATGAGAAGAAAGATAGCATATTGTATAGAATCCTTTCACAATAGTGGCGGAATGGAACGTATACTATCCGTTTGTGCTAACCTGTTAGTTGAACACCATTTAATAACTTTAATAATAGCTAACCAGTGTAATAAGCCTTATGCATACGAATTGTCTGAAAATATTCAAGTAGTTGATTTACATATTGGGCTGAAAGATTATAAACTACAATATCAGAAGGTCCTATCTGAATATCTTTTGAATCATAGTTTTGATATCGTATTTTCTTTAGCTGGTTTGGAGATGTTTTTCTTGCCCCAAATTAAAGATAAGAGTAAAAAGGTTATGTGGTTTCATTTTGCCTTTGATGTTTCCCATATGTTTCTAAGTGAGAGATACCATGGGGGAAAGTTGAAACTCTTATATTATTTACATACTTTCCGTCGAATATATTATGCAAAAAAATTCGACAAATTAGTTGTGCTATCTAAAGCTGATTACAATTCATGGAGTAAATTCTGTAATAATGTTACTTACATTTATAATCCTATTACAATAAAAGGAATGTCTACTTCGAATACTTCTAGTAAGTCAGCTATAGCTGTTGGACGGTTATCTTGGCAAAAAGGTTTTGATTATCTTGTTGATTCGTGGGCAATAGTGGCAACTAAGCATCCAGATTGGCATTTGGATATTTATGGAGATGGACCAGATAGGGATATGTTACAAGAAAAAATTGACAACTATGGTTTGAAAGGTAATATAAGTCTTTGCGGGGTGACTAAACATATAGAACAAGAATATTGTAACCACTCTTTTTATATAATGAGTTCGCGTGCAGAAGGTTTCCCACTAGTTTTACTTGAAGCCTCAAGTTGTGGATTACCATTAATTTCATTTAATTGTCCCCAAGGACCAAAAGAAATTATAGTAGATGGTGAAAATGGTTTCATCATTAATATTGTTGGGGATATAGATAGTCTCTCACACCGTATTTGTACGTTAATAGAGGATAAAGAACTTCGAGAATCTATGGGAAAGAAAGCTACAGACTATTCACAAAGATTCAGTAGAGAATCCATTAAGAACAAATGGCTTCAGTTAATAAATGATTTATTAAAATAA
- a CDS encoding polysaccharide pyruvyl transferase family protein, protein MRYQILSIGKKLPTDFINIGDYIQGVASAQFLPHLDGFIDRELVSKYEGELSKVIMNGWYMHYPENWPPSKQILPLFVALHINSNFKEQLLSKASVKYLKRYEPIGCRDYYTVNMLKDKGIDAYFSGCMTLTLGYQYHSNTKNNKVFFVDPYFKEPSSFRDFLSNIVYLLKHWKVISSIAYRFEYYWHRGLFHRLVITSFYRQYIQLFSKEVLLNAEYVCQESRRYRKNFKTEEERFSEAQRLVKEYSQARYVVTSRIHCALPCLGVETPVLYIENVQQSETSSCRLDGIRDLFNIIENDNGFLHPLFPITLPISLDTKFTNKESWRKLASNLKDRCLKFVQSE, encoded by the coding sequence ATGAGATATCAAATATTATCTATAGGAAAGAAGTTACCTACCGATTTTATAAATATAGGTGATTATATACAAGGAGTTGCTTCTGCACAGTTCCTTCCACATCTAGATGGATTTATAGACAGAGAACTTGTTAGCAAATATGAAGGAGAACTATCTAAAGTAATAATGAATGGTTGGTATATGCATTATCCTGAAAATTGGCCTCCATCAAAACAAATTCTTCCATTATTTGTAGCATTACATATTAATTCCAATTTTAAAGAACAACTTCTTTCAAAGGCATCTGTAAAATATTTAAAGCGGTACGAACCTATAGGGTGTAGGGATTATTATACAGTAAATATGTTGAAAGACAAGGGGATTGATGCATATTTCTCAGGATGTATGACATTAACTTTAGGCTATCAGTATCATTCTAATACTAAAAATAATAAGGTTTTCTTTGTAGATCCTTATTTTAAGGAACCTTCTTCTTTTAGAGATTTTCTTAGCAATATTGTTTATCTACTGAAACACTGGAAAGTGATTAGTTCAATAGCTTATAGATTTGAGTACTACTGGCATCGTGGGCTCTTCCATAGACTTGTAATAACATCTTTCTATCGACAGTATATTCAGTTATTTTCAAAAGAGGTATTATTAAATGCGGAGTATGTCTGCCAAGAGAGTAGACGGTATAGAAAGAACTTCAAAACAGAAGAGGAACGTTTTTCAGAAGCACAACGGTTAGTAAAAGAATATTCTCAAGCAAGATATGTTGTAACATCAAGAATTCATTGTGCTCTGCCTTGTCTTGGAGTTGAAACTCCTGTCTTGTATATTGAGAATGTGCAACAATCAGAAACTAGCTCTTGCCGTTTAGATGGAATAAGGGACTTGTTTAATATAATAGAAAACGATAATGGTTTTTTACATCCTTTATTTCCAATTACATTGCCTATTTCTTTAGATACTAAATTTACCAATAAAGAGTCTTGGCGTAAGCTTGCATCAAATTTGAAAGATCGTTGCCTTAAATTTGTTCAATCAGAATGA
- a CDS encoding acyltransferase family protein — protein sequence MIDSLNKSKCISRQSNIEILRIVAMLLIVMHHLCIYGIKDGNLVIKIIDSISIIGVNVFLLISGYFSIKLKWQSLLNLVLLCLFYNFLHIFLDLSVFSIEHSVSDYIKAFMAFSHPGGWFMNVYFCLVLVSPLLNSAFKQMNLQMDLLVLICLSVINVYLGFFLHNDVNSSGYNLSQFLYVYYLGYLIHKYFPFLCKINKKYIVLLWVISSLITIVLSYIGSKSWNFHYYNSPFVLISAICVFSWFVRLKIKDIKFINEIAKSMLAVYLFSNRGG from the coding sequence ATGATCGATTCTTTAAATAAAAGTAAGTGTATCTCTCGACAATCTAATATAGAGATCCTAAGGATCGTTGCAATGTTATTAATAGTCATGCACCATTTATGTATTTATGGTATAAAAGATGGTAATTTAGTGATAAAAATTATCGATTCAATATCTATTATTGGAGTTAATGTCTTCCTACTAATATCAGGATATTTCTCTATAAAGTTAAAGTGGCAATCGTTACTTAATCTTGTGTTATTATGCCTGTTTTACAATTTTCTCCATATATTTTTAGATTTAAGTGTATTTAGTATAGAACATTCCGTAAGTGATTATATTAAAGCTTTTATGGCGTTTAGTCATCCTGGAGGTTGGTTTATGAATGTGTACTTTTGTCTTGTTTTGGTTTCACCTTTACTTAATAGTGCATTCAAGCAAATGAATCTGCAAATGGATCTTTTGGTCTTGATCTGCCTTTCTGTTATTAATGTATACCTGGGTTTTTTCTTACATAATGATGTTAATAGTAGTGGATATAACTTATCACAATTCTTGTATGTATACTATTTAGGATACTTAATACATAAATATTTTCCGTTCTTATGTAAAATAAATAAAAAGTATATAGTGTTACTATGGGTAATTTCTTCATTGATAACTATAGTGTTAAGCTATATTGGATCCAAATCTTGGAATTTTCATTATTATAACTCTCCCTTTGTGCTTATCTCTGCTATTTGTGTCTTTAGTTGGTTTGTACGATTAAAAATAAAGGATATTAAGTTTATTAATGAGATTGCAAAATCAATGTTGGCTGTTTATCTTTTTTCAAATAGGGGGGGGTAG
- a CDS encoding glycosyltransferase family 2 protein codes for MYNAEKYIERCIDSVYHQGLNIKDFEVLIINDGSTDNSPALVKDMETYLSNLSIINKKNGGQGSARNLGIEMASGDYIMFIDADDYLIDYQIKSCLEKTIDNNLDVCCMRIRRLLPSGEPADIPIKKYKFSDEKVYTGPWLLLHNYFPASVCAHFFKRKFLLKSNIRFLTNIMHEDVDFQLKLFSYIQRFMFCHIFVYTYYYNPESTDRLMDINKQKHSMLSDMQICRDLIDFSFKDHVNNELKLFYIKISNSMLIGLCLNLVRNKALDQNFKKLFISNAYIQHLLPLKGTCFSWKTNILKPIINIFAYIYDRFFK; via the coding sequence ATGTATAATGCAGAAAAATATATAGAACGGTGTATTGATTCTGTATATCATCAAGGTCTAAATATTAAAGACTTTGAAGTACTTATTATTAATGATGGATCCACAGACAACTCTCCTGCGCTTGTAAAGGATATGGAGACATATCTCTCAAACTTATCTATTATTAATAAAAAAAATGGTGGACAGGGAAGTGCAAGAAATCTAGGCATTGAAATGGCCTCAGGTGATTATATAATGTTTATAGATGCTGATGATTATTTAATAGATTATCAAATTAAAAGTTGTTTAGAAAAGACAATAGATAATAATCTAGATGTCTGCTGTATGCGTATTCGACGTTTATTACCATCTGGTGAACCTGCTGATATCCCTATAAAAAAGTATAAATTCTCTGATGAAAAAGTCTATACGGGACCATGGCTACTCTTACATAACTATTTTCCTGCTTCTGTGTGTGCACATTTCTTTAAAAGAAAATTTTTACTTAAATCTAACATTCGTTTTCTAACAAATATTATGCATGAAGATGTAGATTTTCAGCTTAAGTTATTTTCTTATATACAGCGTTTTATGTTCTGCCATATATTTGTTTATACGTATTACTATAATCCAGAGTCAACTGATCGGCTAATGGATATTAATAAGCAAAAACATTCAATGCTATCAGATATGCAAATATGTAGAGATTTAATAGATTTTAGTTTTAAAGACCATGTAAACAATGAGCTTAAATTGTTTTATATTAAAATTTCAAACTCAATGTTAATTGGGTTGTGTTTAAATCTTGTCAGAAACAAGGCATTAGACCAAAATTTTAAGAAGCTGTTTATAAGTAATGCTTACATACAGCATCTTCTTCCTCTTAAAGGAACGTGTTTTTCTTGGAAAACAAATATTTTAAAACCTATTATTAATATTTTTGCATATATATATGATCGATTCTTTAAATAA
- a CDS encoding polysaccharide pyruvyl transferase family protein: protein MKIGIITFQCAHNYGAVLQAYALKEYLKSLGHSVNIINYRPCYIVNAYRKINLRYWLSRNPYKCIIRLFIELVIKPIRIKRWYAFEDFMNKSLELYPYNKNEDYLEFHTLVLGSDQIWNPGITGGNFDGVYFGSNAKCNIVSYAASSRFEKLSKQQKNFFSVSLSKLKHISVRESSLCNLLQPLVNKKITTVVDPTLLAGRRIFDKIAIPPKKNKYLLLYQIGRWKELKTLAVKIAEKLNIEVIEITSHPIIPGKGLIQMASPSEFIGYFQNASFIVTTSFHGLAFAITYNKEFYCLKQNSDADLRLLSLLNKLNLENRFLEIGEEPNFETINYTKVNEKLDKEVELSTEYLKIALN, encoded by the coding sequence ATGAAAATAGGAATTATTACTTTTCAATGTGCGCATAATTATGGAGCAGTTTTGCAGGCTTATGCTCTAAAAGAATATTTAAAATCATTAGGACACTCCGTAAACATAATTAACTATAGACCATGCTACATAGTTAATGCATATAGAAAAATTAATCTTAGATATTGGCTATCAAGAAACCCTTATAAATGTATTATACGTCTATTTATAGAATTGGTTATAAAACCAATAAGAATTAAACGATGGTATGCTTTTGAAGATTTTATGAATAAATCTCTAGAGCTGTATCCTTACAATAAGAATGAGGATTATTTGGAATTTCATACATTGGTATTAGGAAGTGATCAGATTTGGAATCCAGGAATAACTGGTGGAAATTTTGATGGGGTTTATTTTGGAAGTAACGCTAAATGCAACATTGTTTCTTATGCTGCAAGCAGTAGATTTGAAAAATTATCTAAACAACAAAAGAACTTTTTTTCAGTCTCTCTTTCTAAGTTAAAACATATTAGTGTAAGGGAGAGTTCTCTATGTAATCTATTACAGCCCTTAGTTAATAAAAAAATTACGACAGTAGTTGACCCAACCCTTCTAGCTGGTAGAAGAATATTTGATAAGATAGCTATCCCCCCTAAAAAGAACAAATATCTTCTTTTATACCAAATAGGACGATGGAAAGAACTAAAAACATTGGCAGTTAAAATTGCCGAAAAATTAAATATAGAAGTTATAGAAATTACATCACACCCAATAATCCCTGGAAAGGGACTAATTCAAATGGCTTCTCCCAGTGAATTTATAGGATATTTTCAAAATGCTTCTTTCATAGTTACAACATCTTTCCATGGATTAGCATTCGCTATTACATACAATAAAGAATTTTATTGTTTAAAACAAAATTCAGATGCTGATTTGCGATTATTATCTTTACTGAATAAATTAAATTTAGAAAATCGTTTCTTAGAAATAGGTGAAGAACCTAATTTTGAAACAATAAACTATACAAAAGTAAATGAAAAGTTGGATAAAGAAGTAGAACTTTCTACAGAATATTTAAAAATAGCACTTAATTGA
- a CDS encoding Coenzyme F420 hydrogenase/dehydrogenase, beta subunit C-terminal domain has product MNNMLRVDNKTPQECCGCTACVVSCPFGAIKMIPDELGFKYPLIDNDLCTNCGKCFKDCQFTTSYKVFNNLEEPLVYAARLKDEEKLSQSQSGGAFSAIAETILAQGGIVYGVSYSKNFKVNHCKVTNIDALNSIKGSKYVQSNLDGIFIDVINELKNNKLVLFSGAPCQVENLRKQTERIKTGKLVTIDILCHGVGAPKIWEDYLHYLEKKHSSRLQKVNMRDKLLGWRGGIETYIFNNKKKIITESYLYLYFSHFIQRESCYNCPYTNLKRVGDISLGDFWHWEETVHKEFRDNKGISLMFINSSIGKTLFNEASNMLDIIPSNTKECMQDVLRKCIQPNINLKNFLKDYKKKGFKYVAYKYGDLGYIYKTKIFIAKILLTVKQKL; this is encoded by the coding sequence ATGAATAATATGTTGAGAGTTGATAATAAAACACCTCAAGAATGTTGTGGCTGTACCGCATGTGTAGTTTCATGTCCTTTTGGAGCTATAAAAATGATTCCTGATGAATTGGGGTTTAAGTATCCATTAATAGATAACGACTTATGTACAAATTGTGGGAAATGCTTCAAAGATTGCCAGTTCACAACATCATATAAAGTATTTAATAATTTAGAAGAGCCACTCGTATATGCGGCTCGACTTAAAGATGAAGAGAAATTAAGCCAAAGCCAAAGTGGTGGCGCATTTTCGGCCATTGCAGAAACGATACTTGCACAAGGTGGTATTGTATATGGTGTGTCTTACTCTAAAAACTTTAAAGTAAATCATTGTAAAGTAACAAACATAGACGCACTCAATTCTATAAAAGGGTCTAAATATGTACAAAGCAATTTAGATGGTATATTTATAGATGTCATTAATGAGCTAAAAAATAATAAATTAGTTTTATTCTCAGGAGCACCTTGTCAAGTCGAGAATTTAAGAAAACAAACTGAAAGAATTAAAACAGGGAAATTAGTAACCATTGATATATTATGCCATGGTGTAGGTGCTCCTAAAATATGGGAGGATTATTTGCATTATCTTGAGAAAAAACATTCTTCTCGTCTACAAAAAGTAAATATGAGAGATAAACTCTTAGGTTGGAGAGGTGGAATTGAAACATATATCTTTAATAATAAAAAGAAAATTATCACAGAATCTTACCTTTATTTATACTTCTCACATTTTATTCAAAGAGAGAGTTGTTATAATTGCCCTTATACCAATTTAAAACGTGTAGGAGATATATCATTAGGTGATTTCTGGCATTGGGAGGAAACAGTGCATAAAGAATTTAGAGATAATAAGGGAATATCATTAATGTTTATAAATTCATCAATAGGAAAAACCTTATTTAACGAAGCTTCAAATATGTTAGATATAATACCAAGCAATACTAAAGAGTGTATGCAGGATGTCTTAAGAAAATGTATACAACCTAATATAAATCTCAAAAACTTTCTAAAAGACTATAAGAAAAAAGGTTTTAAATATGTAGCTTATAAATATGGGGATTTAGGATACATTTATAAAACTAAAATTTTTATAGCAAAGATACTTTTAACAGTTAAACAGAAATTATGA
- a CDS encoding oligosaccharide flippase family protein, whose protein sequence is MSDISSNNKRIAKNTLALYFRTFFSLLVSLYTSRIILNELGITDYGIYNVVGGFVGMFTILSSSLSGAISRFLTFELGKGNIDKVNKVFCTSVNIQVILSILIIIISESLGLWFLTEKMNIEPSRMFAAKCVFHTSVIVLILDLITVPYNAIIVAHEHMKAFAYLGIIHVLLKLAIVLILPFFSFDKLIFYSFLLLSTYIIIRFLNGIYCKRHFTETNWHFYIDKTLMKEMFAFSGWTFIGSSSAILRDQGSNILLNLYVGPVVNAARGIAEQVNGAVNSFASNFMTAVNPQITKSYAANEKEYMLDLIYKSAKFSMFLLLLLSLPIMVETPYILTIWLKIVPEHTIWFVRLILLYALFDSASRPLITAILATGNIRNYQLMIGAFQFLCLPISYFLLRKDFFPEITFIVALVLNLCCLVVRLILLRSVIGLKVRNYIKNVLLKVCLVAVIASALPIYLSLSLSDNFLSFIVITGITLTATLLVIYSIGCSTSERSMIKNVLFKLYKKLI, encoded by the coding sequence ATGTCAGATATTTCATCTAACAATAAACGAATTGCAAAAAACACACTAGCACTGTACTTTAGGACATTTTTTTCGTTACTTGTATCTCTTTACACAAGTCGAATCATTTTGAATGAATTAGGCATCACTGATTATGGTATATATAATGTTGTTGGTGGTTTTGTAGGAATGTTCACAATATTGTCTTCATCGCTATCAGGGGCTATTAGCAGGTTTTTAACATTTGAATTAGGCAAGGGAAATATTGATAAAGTAAATAAAGTATTTTGCACATCAGTTAATATTCAAGTAATATTATCTATTTTAATTATTATTATATCAGAATCTTTGGGCTTATGGTTCCTAACTGAAAAGATGAATATAGAGCCAAGCAGAATGTTTGCAGCGAAATGTGTATTCCACACATCTGTTATTGTACTTATACTTGACCTTATAACGGTTCCTTATAATGCTATTATAGTAGCGCATGAACATATGAAGGCATTTGCCTATTTGGGGATTATTCACGTTTTATTAAAATTAGCGATAGTACTTATATTACCATTTTTCTCTTTTGATAAGTTAATATTTTATTCCTTTCTTCTTTTGTCTACCTATATAATTATACGCTTCTTAAATGGTATATATTGCAAACGCCATTTTACAGAAACGAATTGGCACTTTTATATAGACAAAACTTTAATGAAAGAAATGTTTGCTTTTTCGGGTTGGACTTTTATAGGATCGTCATCTGCAATTTTAAGAGATCAGGGTTCAAATATCTTGCTGAATTTGTATGTAGGTCCAGTTGTAAATGCTGCTCGTGGTATAGCAGAACAGGTTAATGGAGCTGTAAATAGTTTTGCCTCTAATTTTATGACGGCTGTAAATCCACAAATAACAAAATCGTATGCAGCTAATGAAAAAGAATATATGTTGGACTTAATTTATAAGAGTGCAAAATTTTCAATGTTCTTATTATTATTATTATCTTTACCTATTATGGTAGAGACACCATATATATTAACAATTTGGCTAAAAATAGTTCCTGAACATACAATATGGTTTGTAAGGCTAATCCTTCTTTATGCTTTATTCGATTCTGCATCTCGACCATTAATTACTGCAATCCTTGCCACAGGTAATATTAGAAACTATCAGTTAATGATAGGAGCTTTTCAGTTTCTTTGTTTACCGATTTCTTACTTTCTTTTAAGAAAAGATTTTTTTCCAGAAATTACTTTTATAGTTGCACTTGTTTTAAATTTATGTTGCCTTGTTGTACGATTAATTTTATTACGAAGTGTAATAGGATTAAAAGTAAGAAATTATATAAAGAATGTTCTTTTAAAAGTTTGTTTAGTGGCTGTAATTGCTTCTGCTTTACCTATATATTTGTCATTAAGTTTATCTGATAATTTCTTATCTTTCATTGTTATAACAGGAATAACACTGACTGCGACTTTACTTGTTATTTATAGTATAGGTTGTTCTACTTCTGAAAGAAGTATGATAAAAAATGTATTATTTAAATTATATAAGAAACTTATTTAA